Proteins found in one Crassostrea angulata isolate pt1a10 chromosome 3, ASM2561291v2, whole genome shotgun sequence genomic segment:
- the LOC128177646 gene encoding leucyl-cystinyl aminopeptidase-like isoform X1, with amino-acid sequence MNTFILLMFMCYHCELKPILAFLANRNVSSESLSSLNREASEGFLWNNTRLPQSVIPLEYDIFLHPNLTEFMFSGKVEIKCVIRETTNFIVLHSKDLVISQTTLTTIPSNEQKEVRLQMKNDTNQLYLIMEDAIPKDAEIIITIVFDGILTINGDGFYLSNYVDSNFIVRYTASTLFEPIDARRAFPCFDEPALKANFSMSIVREKKFISLFNMPRVHSIPFGENLMLDTFQQSVKMSTYLVAFAVCEFEGKSKLSKSGVNITVYYAPTSQIETVDFSLDAGVTILDYFSTLFEVSYPQPNLDMIAVPDLKVEAMENWGLITYKRQYLVMPINSGFQKKHLSALVVAHEIAHQWFGNIVTMAWWDDLWLNEGLTTFMQYLGVHAFNHKLHMEEYFIEKIESMREEDSKNTRVLDQPVSVPDKRIFDRVTYSKGASIVRMVRGLLGENAFMTGINNYLNQNKYSNVVSDDLWQALSNSSEDAIDLKAVMKTWMEERAYPLVTIHQNHSEVVISQEPFILMNTTFSRTTPRWSIPIQYGILDQHGNFSRNIVLLREETAIINISGHFKLVKGNYRDDGYYRVNYDPESWKAITDQLMINHEIFSPGDRANLLNDAITFIRSRFQLLNLSVVMNLLNYMEKETDFLPWISAQIALQDLTPGDIKPEIKVLMQNVARKATKALELLSNQLQAQENEKEEEEEAMQSVLEKLIRSINVRTNDIPNTTLGPIID; translated from the exons atgaacacattcattttacttatgtttatGTGCTACCATTGTGAGTTAAAACCAATTCTTGCCTTTTTGGCGAATCGAAATGTATCTTCCGAATCTCTGTCCTCTTTGAACCGAGAAGCGTCAGAGGGATTTCTTTGGAATAACACCCGACTTCCACAATCAGTTATTCCATTGGAATACGATATTTTTCTCCATCCCAATCTTACGGAATTTATGTTCTCGGGAAAGGTGGAAATCAAATGCGTAATTCGAGAAACAACGAACTTTATTGTACTGCATTCCAAAGATTTGGTAATTTCTCAGACAACACTGACGACAATCCCTTCCAATGAGCAAAAAGAAGTTCGTTTGCAGATGAAAAACGATACTAATCAACTTTATCTTATAATGGAAGATGCCATTCCGAAAGATGCCGAAATTATAATTACCATCGTATTTGATGGGATACTGACCATAAATGGAGACGGGTTTTATTTATCGAATTACGTCGATTCAAACTTCATTGTAAG ATATACAGCTTCCACTCTGTTTGAACCTATAGACGCCAGGAGGGCGTTTCCTTGCTTCGACGAGCCCGCTCTGAAAGCCAATTTTTCGATGTCGATTGTCAGGGAGAAAAAGTTCATCTCTCTCTTCAACATGCCACGTGTACATTCCATACCGTTTGGAGAAAATCTGATGCTTGACACATTTCAACAAAGTGTAAAAATGAGCACTTACTTAGTTGCATTTGCGGTTTGTGAATTTGAAGGAAAGTCCAAGCTCTCAAAATCAGGGGTGAAT ATAACAGTATACTATGCTCCTACAAGTCAAATAGAAACAGTGGATTTCTCTTTGGATGCTGGTGTGACAATTCTAGATTACTTTAGCACCTTGTTTGAAGTATCATACCCACAACCTAATCttg ACATGATTGCTGTTCCTGACCTCAAAGTAGAAGCGATGGAAAACTGGGGGTTGATCACTTATAAAAGACAATATCTAGTTATGCCAATTAACTCTGGATTTCAAAAGAAGCATTTATCGGCATTAGTTGTAGCTCACGAAATTGCTCATCAG TGGTTTGGTAACATAGTAACCATGGCATGGTGGGATGATCTCTGGCTGAACGAGGGACTCACTACTTTCATGCAATATTTAGGAGTCCATGCATTCAATCACAAATTGCACATG GAAGAATATTTTATTGAGAAAATAGAGTCAATGAGAGAAGAAGACTCCAAAAATACTCGAGTTTTAGATCAACCAGTCTCTGTTCCtgataaaagaatatttgaccGTGTGACTTATTCTAaa GGAGCTTCAATCGTTCGCATGGTCAGAGGCTTGCTTGGTGAAAATGCATTTATGACTGGAATAAACAATTACCTAAACCAGAACAAATATAGCAATGTAGTCAGCGATGATTTATGGCAAGCTTTATCAAAC TCTTCTGAAGATGCGATAGACCTGAAAGCTGTCATGAAGACTTGGATGGAGGAGAGGGCTTATCCTCTTGTAACTATCCATCAAAACCACTCCGAGGTCGTTATATCGCAAGAACCTTTTATCTTGATGAACACCACGTTCAGCCGTACTACACCAAG ATGGTCTATTCCCATTCAATACGGAATACTGGACCAACATGGaaatttttcaagaaatatcGTATTGCTACGTGAGGAAACAG CGATCATCAATATAAGCGGTCATTTCAAACTCGTAAAAGGTAACTATAGAGATGATGGATATTACAGGGTGAACTATGACCCCGAATCTTGGAAAGCAATTACTGATCAGCTTATGATAAATCATGAG atattttcacCGGGAGATAGAGCGAATTTGCTGAATGATGCCATTACTTTTATACG TTCCAGATTTCAACTTTTGAACTTGTCTGTTGTCATGAACCTGTTGAATTACATGGAAAAAGAAACAGATTTTCTACCCTGGATCTCAGCACAAATTGCGCTTCAAGATTTAACACCAGGAGACATCAAACCCGAAATTAAAGTTTTGATG CAAAATGTTGCTAGAAAAGCCACTAAAGCACTAGAATTACTCAGTAACCAATTGCAAGCACAGGAAAACGAAAAAGAGGAGGAAGAGGAGGCTATGCA AAGTGTTCTGGAGAAACTGATCAGGAGTATTAATGTAAGAACAAACGACATCCCGAATACTACATTAGGACCCATCATTGATTAA
- the LOC128177646 gene encoding endoplasmic reticulum aminopeptidase 1-like isoform X2, producing MNTFILLMFMCYHCELKPILAFLANRNVSSESLSSLNREASEGFLWNNTRLPQSVIPLEYDIFLHPNLTEFMFSGKVEIKCVIRETTNFIVLHSKDLVISQTTLTTIPSNEQKEVRLQMKNDTNQLYLIMEDAIPKDAEIIITIVFDGILTINGDGFYLSNYVDSNFIVRYTASTLFEPIDARRAFPCFDEPALKANFSMSIVREKKFISLFNMPRVHSIPFGENLMLDTFQQSVKMSTYLVAFAVCEFEGKSKLSKSGVNITVYYAPTSQIETVDFSLDAGVTILDYFSTLFEVSYPQPNLDMIAVPDLKVEAMENWGLITYKRQYLVMPINSGFQKKHLSALVVAHEIAHQWFGNIVTMAWWDDLWLNEGLTTFMQYLGVHAFNHKLHMEEYFIEKIESMREEDSKNTRVLDQPVSVPDKRIFDRVTYSKGASIVRMVRGLLGENAFMTGINNYLNQNKYSNVVSDDLWQALSNSSEDAIDLKAVMKTWMEERAYPLVTIHQNHSEVVISQEPFILMNTTFSRTTPRWSIPIQYGILDQHGNFSRNIVLLREETAIINISGHFKLVKGNYRDDGYYRVNYDPESWKAITDQLMINHEIFSPGDRANLLNDAITFIRFQLLNLSVVMNLLNYMEKETDFLPWISAQIALQDLTPGDIKPEIKVLMQNVARKATKALELLSNQLQAQENEKEEEEEAMQSVLEKLIRSINVRTNDIPNTTLGPIID from the exons atgaacacattcattttacttatgtttatGTGCTACCATTGTGAGTTAAAACCAATTCTTGCCTTTTTGGCGAATCGAAATGTATCTTCCGAATCTCTGTCCTCTTTGAACCGAGAAGCGTCAGAGGGATTTCTTTGGAATAACACCCGACTTCCACAATCAGTTATTCCATTGGAATACGATATTTTTCTCCATCCCAATCTTACGGAATTTATGTTCTCGGGAAAGGTGGAAATCAAATGCGTAATTCGAGAAACAACGAACTTTATTGTACTGCATTCCAAAGATTTGGTAATTTCTCAGACAACACTGACGACAATCCCTTCCAATGAGCAAAAAGAAGTTCGTTTGCAGATGAAAAACGATACTAATCAACTTTATCTTATAATGGAAGATGCCATTCCGAAAGATGCCGAAATTATAATTACCATCGTATTTGATGGGATACTGACCATAAATGGAGACGGGTTTTATTTATCGAATTACGTCGATTCAAACTTCATTGTAAG ATATACAGCTTCCACTCTGTTTGAACCTATAGACGCCAGGAGGGCGTTTCCTTGCTTCGACGAGCCCGCTCTGAAAGCCAATTTTTCGATGTCGATTGTCAGGGAGAAAAAGTTCATCTCTCTCTTCAACATGCCACGTGTACATTCCATACCGTTTGGAGAAAATCTGATGCTTGACACATTTCAACAAAGTGTAAAAATGAGCACTTACTTAGTTGCATTTGCGGTTTGTGAATTTGAAGGAAAGTCCAAGCTCTCAAAATCAGGGGTGAAT ATAACAGTATACTATGCTCCTACAAGTCAAATAGAAACAGTGGATTTCTCTTTGGATGCTGGTGTGACAATTCTAGATTACTTTAGCACCTTGTTTGAAGTATCATACCCACAACCTAATCttg ACATGATTGCTGTTCCTGACCTCAAAGTAGAAGCGATGGAAAACTGGGGGTTGATCACTTATAAAAGACAATATCTAGTTATGCCAATTAACTCTGGATTTCAAAAGAAGCATTTATCGGCATTAGTTGTAGCTCACGAAATTGCTCATCAG TGGTTTGGTAACATAGTAACCATGGCATGGTGGGATGATCTCTGGCTGAACGAGGGACTCACTACTTTCATGCAATATTTAGGAGTCCATGCATTCAATCACAAATTGCACATG GAAGAATATTTTATTGAGAAAATAGAGTCAATGAGAGAAGAAGACTCCAAAAATACTCGAGTTTTAGATCAACCAGTCTCTGTTCCtgataaaagaatatttgaccGTGTGACTTATTCTAaa GGAGCTTCAATCGTTCGCATGGTCAGAGGCTTGCTTGGTGAAAATGCATTTATGACTGGAATAAACAATTACCTAAACCAGAACAAATATAGCAATGTAGTCAGCGATGATTTATGGCAAGCTTTATCAAAC TCTTCTGAAGATGCGATAGACCTGAAAGCTGTCATGAAGACTTGGATGGAGGAGAGGGCTTATCCTCTTGTAACTATCCATCAAAACCACTCCGAGGTCGTTATATCGCAAGAACCTTTTATCTTGATGAACACCACGTTCAGCCGTACTACACCAAG ATGGTCTATTCCCATTCAATACGGAATACTGGACCAACATGGaaatttttcaagaaatatcGTATTGCTACGTGAGGAAACAG CGATCATCAATATAAGCGGTCATTTCAAACTCGTAAAAGGTAACTATAGAGATGATGGATATTACAGGGTGAACTATGACCCCGAATCTTGGAAAGCAATTACTGATCAGCTTATGATAAATCATGAG atattttcacCGGGAGATAGAGCGAATTTGCTGAATGATGCCATTACTTTTATACG ATTTCAACTTTTGAACTTGTCTGTTGTCATGAACCTGTTGAATTACATGGAAAAAGAAACAGATTTTCTACCCTGGATCTCAGCACAAATTGCGCTTCAAGATTTAACACCAGGAGACATCAAACCCGAAATTAAAGTTTTGATG CAAAATGTTGCTAGAAAAGCCACTAAAGCACTAGAATTACTCAGTAACCAATTGCAAGCACAGGAAAACGAAAAAGAGGAGGAAGAGGAGGCTATGCA AAGTGTTCTGGAGAAACTGATCAGGAGTATTAATGTAAGAACAAACGACATCCCGAATACTACATTAGGACCCATCATTGATTAA
- the LOC128175715 gene encoding uncharacterized protein LOC128175715: protein MEEGGNFIENKVWLNMTQAVVNVYSNKLVIGFYGNTGRFQFLLISVALSYGDVNTVKEATDRFNQWIQNTDNIDPELQGRIFNAGIMYGSEKEWTFVNSQYLTVLGPSKRSQLVKALAVGMEICAEKLVQIKKMVQQFFKEHDAGSGTRAVQIASENIQMNIQWLEQNGQTVQHWLQRNSE from the exons CTGTTGTAAACGTTTACAGTAATAAGTTGGTGATTGGTTTCTATGGAAACACTGG TCGTTTTCAGTTTTTGCTTATCAGTGTAGCTTTATCTTATGGAGATGTAAACACAGTGAAGGAGGCAACAGATCGTTTCAACCAGTGGATACAGAACACAGataa TATTGATCCTGAATTACAAGGCAGAATATTTAATGCAGGCATTATGTATGGATCAGAGAAAGAGTGGACGTTTGTGAACAGCCAGTACTTGACTGTTTTAGGACCTTCAAAGCGGTCACAACTGGTGAAAGCTTTG GCTGTTGGCATGGAGATTTGTGCAGAGAAACTGGTCCAAATTAAGAAAATG GTGCAGCAATTTTTCAAAGAGCACGATGCTGGATCAGGAACTCGAGCAGTACAGATAGCCTCGGAGAACATTCAGATGAACATCCAGTGGCTAGAGCAGAATGGACAGACCGTCCAACACTGGCTACAAAGGAACTcggaatga
- the LOC128177647 gene encoding uncharacterized protein LOC128177647 has translation MASRKRGRPFGTQLTLSERKERKRKSERERSREKIYIGEHSERWNRLKDQLKFTFNFELAGFLLDRYDQSQPTVKHVASSTPMHCQAGTSRLFKEQFMQPIMSDISAAESGNAASDTGVSGVEELEPGPSSSKKSKGTFKYASSFLNPSELSIDITEESDALEGSDDETYYPSFNISIGPRDVTGIEDCPCEEAVFPREDDDEEEVDKEEAEIGPLICRVLCPDDFDQLLDSHTALVYLQQLKALAMKKVDPLCKVKGCGGVLDIGIKNIGSAVYLKWICPNSHVAETWCSQPVFNRGLHGGDLLISSAILFSGNNFNKIELFARFLHMGFPSQSSFTKLQRKYLVPAVDDLWEEKQGEMTAEMADKDLVLLGDGRMDSPGHCAQYCTYTFMENDSKKIISVKTMDKRETERKSANLEKLGFIRGMQDVRERGLQVKEVVTDAHLQIGAMMKKDYKEVKHSHDIWHAAKNLGKKLIAAGQGKNCRELQKWSKDIVNQFWYTCKIANDLDEFVGIWAGVLHHVVGKHEWFLPYSDAGPSSCRHDPISEDTMRDKEWMKKGSPPHEALRKIVLDKRFLHNIPYYLNFRSTAELESYHNHMLMYSSKRYAYTPPVYRARSILAALDFNENVNREPIMNRDGTIRLQRTYNKKSGRWSVYPVKERKKYGHVSILLQKVLEKRVADREGFHGRLELEEDDPRRISKTIAPIIPPPSIQLAEEKKSRFEN, from the exons ATGGCGTCAAGAAAGCGAGGTAGACCATTTGGTACTCAATTGACCTTATCTGAAAGAAAAGAGCGTAAAAGGAAGTCGGAAAGAGAAAGAAGCAGAGAGAAGATTTATATAGGGGAACATTCTGAGCGATGGAACAGATTAAAGGACCAGCTGAAGTTTACATTCAACTTTGAATTGGCGGGGTTTCTGCTTGATAG GTATGATCAAAGCCAGCCGACAGTTAAACATGTAGCCTCTTCAACCCCTATGCATTGCCAGGCAGGTACATCAAGGCTTTTTAAAGAACAGTTCATGCAGCCAATCATGTCTGATATTTCTGCAGCAGAATCAGGAAATGCAGCCTCTGATAC aggGGTTTCAGGTGTTGAGGAACTTGAACCAGGTCCATCAAGCAG taaaaaaagCAAAGGAACATTTAAGTATGCCTCATCATTCCTGAACCCATCAGA ATTAAGTATCGACATTACGGAGGAATCTGATGCCTTGGAAGGAAGTGATGATGAAACATACTACCCGAGTTTCAACATATCAATTGG ACCACGAGATGTTACAGGCATTGAGGACTGTCCATGTGAAGAGGCAGTGTTCCCAAGAGAAGATGATGACGAAGAGGAGGTTGACAAGGAAGAAGCAGAAATTGGTCCGTTAATATGCAGAGTTCTATGTCCTGATGATTTTGACCAGCTTTTAGACAGTCATACTGCCCTCGTATATCTGCAGCAACTGAAAGCCCTAGCTATGAAGAAGGTAGACCCATTGTGCAAGGTCAAGGGATGTGGTGGAGTTCTTGACATTGGGATAAAGAATATAGGCTCTGCAGTGTATTTAAAATGG ATATGTCCAAACTCTCATGTAGCGGAAACATGGTGCTCCCAGCCAGTCTTTAACCGAGGGTTACATGGTGGAGACCTGCTTATTTCCTCTGCCATTTTATTTTCTGGaaataatttcaacaaaattgaattatttgcCAGATTTCTTCATATGGGCTTTCCAAGTCAGTCCTCCTTCACCAAGCTTCAGAGGAAATATTTGGTGCCTGCTGTTGATGACCTTTGGGAGGAAAAGCAGGGAGAAATGACAGCAGAGATGGCAGACAAAGATCTTGTACttcttg GAGATGGCAGGATGGATAGTCCAGGACACTGTGCTCAGTATTGCACTTACACTTTCATGGAGAATGACAGCAAGAAAATCATatctgtcaaaacaatggacAAAAGAGAAACTGAGCGAAAAAGTGCAAACCTGGAGAAATTAGGCTTCATTAGAGGAATGCAAGATGTCCGCGAGAGAGGGTTACAAGTAAAAGAAGTTGTGACAGATGCCCACCTCCAGATAGGTGCCATGATGA AAAAAGACTACAAAGAAGTTAAACATAGTCATGATATATGGCATGCTGCGAAGAACCTTGGCAAAAAGCTGATTGCA GCTGGGCAAGGTAAAAACTGCAGAGAGCTTCAAAAGTGGTCCAAGGACATTGTAAACCAGTtctggtatacatgtaaaattgcaaatgacttggaTGAGTTCGTG gGAATATGGGCAGGTGTTCTCCACCATGTTGTTGGGAAACATGAATGGTTTTTGCCATACAGCGATGCTGGACCAAGCTCCTGCAGACACGATCCCATCAGTGAGGATACAATGCGGGACAAAGAGTGGATGAAGAAAGGCAGCCCACCCCACGAGGCACTCAGAAAAATTGTCCTTGACAAACGATTTCTTCACAATATCCCATACTATCTTAATTTCAG aagtACAGCTGAGCTGGAGAGCTACCATAACCACATGCTAATGTACTCCTCCAAGAGGTATGCTTATACCCCACCAGTGTACAGAGCAAGGAGTATTTTGGCTGCTTtggattttaatgaaaatgtgaaCAGGGAGCCAATAATGAATAGAGATGGGACAATCAG ACTGCAGAGGACGTACAATAAGAAGTCTGGGCGATGGTCGGTGTACCCAGTGAAGGAAAGAAAGAAGTATGGTCATGTGTCCATTCTTTTACAAAAGGTCCTTGAAAAACGAGTTGCAGACAGAGAGGGATTTCATGGACGACTTGAATTAGAAGAAGATGACCCAAGAAGAATTTCCAAGACGATTGCCCCTATCATACCACCGCCTTCAATTCAACTGGCTGAGGAAAAGAAATCAAGATTTGAAAACTAA
- the LOC128177645 gene encoding leucyl-cystinyl aminopeptidase-like has protein sequence MAKFILLMFICYYCGLEPIFGLLSKRNVSSEFLSSLNQEASEGFLWNNTRLPQSVIPLEYDIFLHPNLTEARFSGKVEIKCVIRETTNFVVLHSKDLVISQTTLTTIPSNEQKEVRMQMKNDTDQLFLIMEDAIPKDAEILITIVFDGILGINGDGFYLSEFFTSNKSSRYLASTQFEPASARKAFPCFDEPALKANFSMSIVREKKHISLFNMPRVHSIPRKNNLVLDTFQQSVKMSTYLVAFAVGEYKGKSKLTKSGVNMTVYYDRTSLLETVDFSLDAGGIILDYFNTLFEVSYPLPNLDMIAVPYHIAAAMENWGLITYRKPYLVIPINSGYGRKYRAASVIAHEIAHQWFGNIVTMQWWDDLWLNEGVASFMQYLGLQAFDNEWSMENFFTEKINSMMSEDFTNSRALNQPVAVPDFSIFNGVTYAKGASIVRMVRGLLGEKAFMNGIKTYLNQNKYSNVVSDDLWQALSNSSDDGIDLKAVMSIWMGERAYPLVTVRRNQSEIRISQEPFILKNNTTSRTTPIWTIPFQYGILDQHGHFSRKMFLLREETATIKISGHFKLVKGNYRDDGYYRVNYDPESWKAITDQLMTNHEIFSPGDRAHLLNDAVSIFARTKPLNMSVVMDLLNYMEKETDFLPWFSASHSFGILIKLRLKDIKPEVKVLMQKFATVATKALELIENQLQAKENNKGYKDAMKEYMVNLIRRINSRVSDSYPSTLRPSTDKFTQKMD, from the exons ATGGCAAaattcattttacttatgtttatTTGTTACTACTGTGGATTAGAACCAATTTTTGGCTTGTTGTCGAAACGAAATGTATCTTCCGAATTTCTGTCCTCTTTGAACCAAGAAGCGTCAGAGGGATTTCTTTGGAATAACACTCGACTTCCACAATCAGTTATTCCATTGGAGTACGATATATTTCTCCATCCCAATCTTACAGAAGCCAGGTTCTCGGGAAAGGTGGAAATCAAATGCGTAATTCGAGAAACAACTAACTTCGTTGTACTTCATTCTAAAGATTTAGTAATTTCTCAGACAACATTGACGACAATCCCTTCCAATGAGCAAAAAGAAGTTCGTATGCAGATGAAAAACGATACTGATCAACTTTTTCTTATAATGGAAGACGCCATTCCGAAAGATGCCGAAATTCTAATCACCATCGTATTCGATGGGATACTGGGCATTAATGGAGACGGGTTTTATTTATCAGAGTTCTTTACATCAAACAAAAGTTCAAG ATACCTAGCTTCCACCCAGTTTGAACCTGCAAGTGCCCGAAAAGCGTTTCCTTGCTTTGACGAGCCCGCTCTGAAGGCCAATTTTTCTATGTCAATTGTCAGGGAGAAAAAACATATCTCTCTCTTCAACATGCCCCGGGTACATTCCATACCAAGGAAAAATAATCTTGTGCTGGACACTTTTCAACAAAGTGTCAAAATGAGCACTTACTTGGTAGCATTTGCAGTTGGTGAATATAAAGGGAAGTCCAAGCTAACGAAATCTGGAGTGAAT ATGACAGTTTACTACGACCGTACGAGTCTGTTGGAAACTGTGGATTTCTCTCTGGATGCTGGTGGGATCATTCTAGACTACTTTAACACTCTGTTTGAAGTATCGTACCCACTACCAAATCTTG ACATGATTGCTGTTCCTTACCACATAGCGGCCGCAATGGAAAACTGGGGGTTGATAACCTATAGAAAGCCATATCTAGTTATACCTATAAACTCGGGATACGGAAGGAAGTATAGAGCGGCGTCAGTCATAGCCCACGAAATTGCTCATCAG TGGTTTGGAAACATAGTAACTATGCAGTGGTGGGATGATCTATGGTTGAATGAGGGAGTCGCTTCCTTCATGCAATATTTAGGACTTCAAGCCTTTGATAACGAATGGAGCATG gaAAACTTTTTTACTGAGAAAATTAACTCAATGATGAGCGAAGACTTCACGAATTCTCGAGCATTAAATCAACCAGTTGCTGTTCCCGATTTTAGTATATTTAACGGCGTCACTTATGCTAAA GGAGCTTCAATCGTGCGCATGGTCAGAGGCTTGCTTGGCGAAAAAGCCTTTATGAACGGAATAAAAACCTACTTAAACCAGAACAAATATAGCAATGTGGTCAGCGATGATTTATGGCAAGCTTTATCAAAC TCTTCTGATGATGGCATAGACCTGAAAGCTGTCATGAGTATTTGGATGGGGGAGAGGGCATATCCTCTTGTGACTGTCCGTCGAAATCAGTCTGAGATCCGGATATCCCAAGAACCATTTATCTTGAAGAACAACACGACCAGTCGTACCACACCTAT atggaCAATTCCCTTTCAATACGGAATATTGGACCAACATGGgcatttttcaagaaaaatgtttttgttgcgTGAAGAAACAG CAACTATCAAAATAAGTGGTCATTTCAAACTCGTAAAAGGTAACTATAGAGATGATGGATATTACAGGGTGAACTATGACCCTGAATCTTGGAAAGCAATTACCGATCAGCTTATGACAAATCATGAG attttttcacCGGGAGATAGAGCACATTTGCTGAACGATGCCGTTAGTATTTTTGCAAG AACCAAACCCTTGAATATGTCGGTTGTTATGGACTTGTTAAATTACATGGAAAAGGAAACAGATTTTCTACCCTGGTTCTCAGCTTCTCATTCATTCGGGATCCTGATCAAATTAAGACTGAAAGACATCAAACCCGAAGTTAAAGTTCTAATG CAAAAGTTTGCTACAGTAGCCACCAAAGCATTAGAATTGATCGAGAACCAATTGCAAGCAAAGGAAAACAATAAGGGTTATAAGGATGCTATGAA GGAATATATGGTGAATCTGATCAGGAGGATAAATTCAAGAGTGAGCGACAGTTACCCAAGTACTCTAAGACCTTCCACTGATAAATTCACCCAGAAGATGGACTAG